The region GCATTTATTGCTACATAGTTCCATTTTTTCTTGTCTAATGGTGAACCATGCTACCTGGGCAAATAAGATACCGTAAATTTTAATAAACATCAGCATAATACACCAAGTAAGAGTTATAGCTTATGGATGCGTTACTTGGGTAGCTTTTAGTTCAGTATTCGATTGTAATTAGATAAACACTGTATTCTTTTTTCTGTTTGCAGTGAGGATAATTTCATGAGAATATTTCTTTCTTTATGTAATTATGAACTATTCCCTGCAAATAAGATATCCTACATTCTTCATGAAGATTGGCATGTACACCATAAGGATGCGTGGAAGTTAACAGATTCGTGAAAGCATTATCTGGGTTGCTTTTGGTTCAATTTTCGACTGAGTTCTTAGATATCTATTCTTCTTTATCTGTTTGCAGTGATGATACATCGCGAGAATGTTTCGGTGAATGCAGTTTTTACTTCTAAGAAAGCTGGTGAAATTCTAAAGGAACATGCTGAAGGGAAAGATGGTGAATGCTGCATCTTTCCATATAATAATGAAACGGCGTGGACTGTTCTGGCGATATCTTTCATATCTTTTCTTGTCATATTAGTTATTTTGCTAGTAGCAATCTTTACTCCTAGACAGTGGTTGACTTCAAGGGGAAGAAATAATCTCCCTAAAAATGTAGATACTAAATTAGTGGAAGCCCTGCCCTGCTTTACTTTCAGCTCCACCCAGTCTACAGATTGTCATGCTGGAGAAACTTGTGCCATCTGCCTTGAAGATTACAAAGATGGAGAGACCCTCAAAGTTCTACATTGCCGACATGGTAGGACACCTTTTCAGTGATTAGTCTCATTTCCATAATTCACACTGCCTGTGTATACAGAAGTACCATTTCAGCCAAATTATtagttgatttaaatttattgttGTGTATTAATTACTTGAAGGCACTTGCAGAATTTCATTCAAGCTGTGTGGACTCATGGCTGACTAAATGGGGGACATTCTGCCCTGTATGCAAGCGCGATATGAGAACCAAATCTGAAAATTCTGAGGTAAGCCAAGACCAAAGATTCTACTGTTTTTTCCTCCAAGCAATGATTTTGTGAGTACATTTTTTGTCCTCATAGTGAGACTGTACATTTGGTGGATCTTGATGTCAAACTTATTTTATCTTCATTCCCTTATTAATTTCTCATGTGTTTTGAGTAGGAATTTTAGCATAAATACCTTTGACTATTTTCCTGAGAAAACGAATTCCACAATCAAGCTCTTGAGTTCTATAAACAGTTGCAATTAAGTCtttattgctttttttttttcacaaaattcttggtttttgaaagatttttttaaaaaaatttctaaCCACTGACGTGTAATTTTTTTTGGAGGTTTATAATATTTATAGAAATATCAAAATTGTTtctaaaaaacataaaatattgttaaaaaattgACAAGAAAGAGTTAATTGTTTCTGTTTATAAAGCTCAAGGACTTGATTGCCATTTTTTTCCCTTTCATGGACTATATTGCCAATGCCAAACTGAAAAAATCTTAAAAAGGGATTTTAATGCTAAAAACCCTTTTGAGTATAAATAAGTGAGGAAAAGTATATTTTATGGTTCATTCAtatctatttttctctctcaGGTAAAAAGGAGAACCTGCCTATAAAAATCAGTGAATAAATGAAGATTCCCAGCTGTGGCAAGGAGTTGAATTTAAGAAAGATATAATTCTAGTATTCTTAACTCCGATCCCTCAGCTAAACATAATAAGATTCTAAACATCCCATCAACGGAATTCACTCTTTTACTGCAGCAGATTGCCTTCCTCTTACATCTTGTGTGGCTTACCAAGACATATGGTGATGATAAAATACAGATTGTTAtgaagatttaaaaaaaaaaaagagtgaaaTCTTTCAAAGCATCTTCACTAATTTAGTTGAATTGTTGGCGTTGTCGTTGACTTGTTGGCTCCTTCAACTTTCCGATCCATGATAGGGTTCTCGAACCTGTTGTCAGCAGGTCAACTATTTGGCCATGTTAAGTGTTTATTAAAAATGTTTGAGCTTAGATCTTAGTAGAATTACTATCCTTATTGGAAAGCCAGATAACCCCATTGTTTCCTTACTGTGCCTTTTCTTGCTTGAGTTCTTGATCTGTTTTGTTTTTGTATCTATCTTAATCCTGCCATTTTTTCAATAGTTTTTTCCTTGCCAGATTGCCTGAGGTTACACTTTTTTAAATTCAATGATAGATTTTATGCCAGTAATTTGTTTGACAAGTTGCTTTAAGTTTTCGCTCAGATTTTCAATAATGTGTTAGACAAATTTAtcatttatttggaaaaattataCACATAAATTTATATTTTGGGTAATATGTTTTGAGCTATGTTGATTTACCTTTTGAATGGGGAAGAAAATGATGAAGCAAATATTAATAATGATAAATTAAAGTTGAACTCGGTCTAGAGAATAATAATGGCCATGATAATTATCTAAAACTAGTAGGTAGACTCGCACTTCGATGGGTAGTTTATAAAAAagattaaattatataaaaagaaatttatattttgtgtacCAATTCATACAATTTTGAACTCTATATTTTTATTAACTATTCGTTTGGTCCCTTTATTTTTAAACAACAACTTTTGAACACCGTGTTTTCTCAAAAGGTTAAAAACAGTAGTAGACAAATTATTTGAACCCTGTATTTTAATCAATCAcccatttaaatatttaatttctataaattaatttttggtaAATGTATTTTgttaaaatgttaaaaaaaatttataaaaagtcTCAATTATATATCAAGAAATTTATATTTTAtgtaagggttcacactattttgaatCCTGTATTTTGGTTGATTACTCGTTTTGATCATTTGTTcatcaaaattattttttggaccctgtgttttgatgaAAGATTAAAAATGTTAATATACTGATATATTATTTGAATCTGTATTCTAGCTAATTACCCGTTTGAATCTTTTAtttctcaaaattaatttttggactcccatattttgtcaaaatgttaaaaattctttataaaaagtctaaattatataTAAAGAAATTTATGGATGTATATAAATATGTAGATAAAAATATAGGTGGATTCTATGgtaggggcttcaaaaagagcccAACCGGTGTGGCTCTTTTGTATTTCCGactcgtgaatagtttttggcgcgatctttttttatgaccgtgtatattatagttatttagaacatcctacaaattttcagaaaattccgaataatttatagtgctgaaaactaggttcaaacatgttttccacgcgcataaaaagattagtcacgcatgcaacaacTTCTTTAGTTGCAGCATGGTAAgtcttaagtgttcctcgtgctcgacttcttTCTTGGAGTataccaatatatcatcaatgaacaccacgacaaatttatccaaggaatacttgaagacccaattcattaagtccataaatgcggctggagcattggtaagaccaaaagacataactggaaactcgtaatgtccgttTCGAGTCCTAAAAGTTGACTTTAGTATATTttcttcccttaccttgagctggtgataactgaatcacagatcaatctttgaaaatacaattGCTCCTCGAAGTTGAGAAAATTAGTCgtcgatctggggtagcgggtacttgttcttaattgtcaccttgtttagCTTgcagtaatcgatacacatctacatgcttccatccttcttcttcacaaatagaattggtGACCCCcttggcgaatggcttggtctgatgaatcccaagtctaagagctcttgtaacagccttttcaactccttgagttcgataGGTGCCATCCGATTTTGTGGCTTTGAGATAGGCTCaattcccggtactagttcgattgtgaaatcaatttcccgagtaggggtaaccctggtaagtcatcagagATATCTTTGGAAATTCCTTAATAATGCGGAAgatctccaacctttaatggtgtttcaaGTGCCACATCTGTGATACttgctaagaatgcatgacatcctttctttatcatcctttgagctttgagtgATGAGATAAGcagtgtccgtagtcctgaaacctttcccataaaacatagtctttGACCCTCAGgggtttcgaacgtcacttgctttcgtctacaatcgatggttgcgccatgtcttgctaaccagtccatgcccaaTATTACGTCAAAATCATTaatttctagctctatcaggtctccttctagctctgTGACCTCGACTTTGATCGATACTCctgtactattcgtgatgatagaacgaCATTGCCTGAAGGCAGTTCCATAATGAACCTAGTTCTAACTCTTTCACAAGATttttctaatttctctatcattcctaatgagatatacgagtgtgttgctcccaaatcaaaaaATACGAAACATATATTATCAAGGATAGGAAGCTGACttgtgaccaccttgttactagtttcggcttctccttgggtcaaagagaagactctggctggaaccatcttgttgtccttcttttcttctgttttgaGCTGCGAACAATCTATTGTTTGATAaacttcctgaccacaattgtaacaacccTTGCTGTTTGCACAATACTCCCCAGTATGTATTTTCTGACACATGGAGCATTGAGGTATTCCACATAACGTGACATGTTATTACCATTGTTAGATCGTTCTCTTTTTCAATGTCGGTTTGCTTATTATCGGGATACTTTCTTTTTTGTCCATTATTGTTATGATGGTTTTGCTATGGTTTCGACCATTCTAAGTCTGATTCTGCTGCTTGGGTTCAAacttgcttgcctcctccttGCTAACGGTTTCTTGGAGTCTCTCCACCTCTATAGATGTTTCCAAAACATTGGCATAAGAAATGGTTCAGGGGTTTGCAAGGTtgacccctaattcaatcttaGGTCTGAGTCCCCTCGTGAACTTGGTAACTCTCAAGTAGTCATTTGGGACTAACTCTGGTGTGAACTTTGCTAGCCAATCAAATTGTTGATCGTACTCGAATACCGTCAAATTGCCCTATTTCAGACTGGAAAATTTTtctacccttgtagcgatgaatgccgagttgtagtactttttgtgaatcaactccacaaatctggcccaAGTCATGGTTGTGATATCATGAGTCTGTTGTACCAAATCCCACTAGATTCCGACATCCTTTTTTTAGTAGAGAAGAAACTCAGGATATGTGATCCGCGTTAacgaggttcatgtgtgccaaAATCAGCTCTACATTCCTAAGCCATtcttcagcctcaaaggggtcggttgtcgcttcaaaatttggagcgtgctgcttacgaaaatgctcatagactggctctatgtaTTGAGCTGGATAAGGCTCATAATTTTCCATCGGCCAGCCCCCATATGGATATCCTCCATTCTGctcttgctggggtgcttgagccgctggcTGAGGCTGCGGATGAGGTTGAGGTTGAGGCTATGGCTGAGGTTACGGCTAaggttgtcattgttgctgcagtaattcttcTACTTGTTGTCGTAACTGGATAATCTCAACGTTGTTGTCAActggaggtggtgcatttctattagcaGCAGCAGTGGTAGCACACGTTCCTGTTCTGTGGACTAAAGGGGCCTCGTGAGTCTCGTTGGTGGTGCTTCGAGAATTTCCGTTCATGTGTGCAGACCTTCGAattgacatcttcagcaaagttctaacagttgagaaaacacgttagaactttccctaatagtttctaaggcaaaagttagtctaagcaaacataactctgacctgtcagttatgatttcttatgaaaattatgtaagccatctttataaattagggtttgtttctatacttagactattagaccatctttgttattttctaagtctatttctaaccaCCCTATGACTTAATTCTTATGCTCAAAACTTGTCATTGTtcccaaagttaaccatattgagggaggcctgggatcagtaaaatcgttcccattactatggccccctaaactctcaatacaaaacttggtccattgatttgtatacaccctcaccgaactcagccattattaattgaatttattctaagttaattatgatttaataaaataaattcaaaacaaaaattcatatatgccattcaaaaataacaactttattcatttggaaaaatattttcacttattacaataataattcaaaataaataaagaaacaataccaataataactagggtaaaatttctaaaaatcaggatcttctacatctgacccttcatctagcatatcatcagttatttcatcataatcatcaataccgtaagcctcgaaactaccacgaggaatattcattaggatattattcttttgttcattagtgaattgaatctcaaacctataggtaaacctaagtataagaaaataatatctcacggCTACCAGTAAGTCAACTTCATCATCCATAGTTTTCCATAATGCTTCAAAATTTGAAACCACAGAAGGCATATCTtcaaaaagcctaattactaagacatattgttccatggctctcatcataattt is a window of Humulus lupulus chromosome 4, drHumLupu1.1, whole genome shotgun sequence DNA encoding:
- the LOC133831009 gene encoding receptor homology region, transmembrane domain- and RING domain-containing protein 1 — translated: MRGVLVGLLLILIALNVIQLTSATILLKSFSMSFTDLPAKFAAGVNSSGICGALHIADPLNGCSPLRNGLLHQSKNITDGVRFALIIRGECSFEDKVINAQKAGFGAIIVYDNLDKGNLVYMMIHRENVSVNAVFTSKKAGEILKEHAEGKDGECCIFPYNNETAWTVLAISFISFLVILVILLVAIFTPRQWLTSRGRNNLPKNVDTKLVEALPCFTFSSTQSTDCHAGETCAICLEDYKDGETLKVLHCRHEFHSSCVDSWLTKWGTFCPVCKRDMRTKSENSEVKRRTCL